The uncultured Eubacteriales bacterium region CGTCGCATCCTGCAGCGCGGATGGCCTTGTCCACGGCGGCGAACTTCTCCCGGGAGCCGGTCTCGCCCTTTTTAATCTCATCGTAGATGATGCTCATCACCAGGCGCTGCTCCGCCGGGGGCGGGGCGACGCACCCGAGCCCCAGAGCCTCCAGCTCCCGCTGGTAGACGCCGGTCTGGACGGTGCCGTCGGTGGCTAAGATGCCCAGCCGCTTGAGTCCCCGGGCGGCGGCGACCTTCGCCGTCTCCCTCACCATGTTGATGATGGGGATGGTCAGCGCACTTTGGAGCCGATCGGCAAAGAAATGTGAGGTGTTGCAGGGGATGGCAATGGCGGTGCATCCGCAGCCCTCCAGCGTCTTTGCGTCACTGAGGAGCCGGGCGTAGCAGCCCTCCGCATCCCCCCCCAGGATGGAGGCGGTGCGGTCAGGCATGGCGGTGTCGCTCAAAATCAGGGTGGGCAGGTGCTCCTGGTCCCGGGCTGCGTCGGTACGGTCCAATATCCGCTGATAAAAGTCCTGGGTGGCCTGGGGCCCCATGCCGCCCAAAATACCAAGGCGTTGTTCGGTTGGCATAGATGCTCTCCTTAATTTATCTTTTCCATGGAGCTGGCGTACCGCTCCTTATAGCGCCACTGGTCGCGGATGATGCGCAGTTTGTGGACGAGTGCCCGGTCGGCGCTGTAAAAGAGGGGGTTGACCCACTCCCCCGCGTCGATGAGCGCTTTCATGTCGGCGTGGTACTTGCTGGAGATGTAGTTATAGGCCACTTTCTGGGGGATGACCCGCCAGAGATGCCGGTTCTTGGTCACTAAAAGCTCAGCGGGCTTGTGTTCGATGCGGTCCTCCACCAGGTACTTGGCCAAATTGTGGCCTGCGCCGGTGACATAGTAATTGCTCCTCCCCTGGCGGCAGTTGATCTCAAAGACCTTAAATTTTCCATCTCGTTGATCGTACTTTACATCAAAATTGGAAAACCCTGTGAAGCTAATATCCTCCAGAAAGTCCCGGAGCTTGGCGCACAGCTCCGGCTCGTCCTCGGTGATGATGACGGCGTGGTTACCGATGCCGTGGCGGGTGTGCTCCTCCAGCAGGACGTGGCCCACGCACATGAGACGCACCTTCCCATCCACCCCGGAGTAGTTGGTGACCACCCGCATAAAGGAGTCGTCCCCGGGGAT contains the following coding sequences:
- a CDS encoding Aspartate racemase yields the protein MPTEQRLGILGGMGPQATQDFYQRILDRTDAARDQEHLPTLILSDTAMPDRTASILGGDAEGCYARLLSDAKTLEGCGCTAIAIPCNTSHFFADRLQSALTIPIINMVRETAKVAAARGLKRLGILATDGTVQTGVYQRELEALGLGCVAPPPAEQRLVMSIIYDEIKKGETGSREKFAAVDKAIRAAGCDGAILGCTELSVYRTCHALPEFYIDAMDILAEKCITFCGYPLRNV